Proteins from a genomic interval of Zingiber officinale cultivar Zhangliang chromosome 2A, Zo_v1.1, whole genome shotgun sequence:
- the LOC122040347 gene encoding proline-rich receptor-like protein kinase PERK9 yields the protein MTLVVVVLMMMLAATCTSFWLPLSAPPPITEPFDASKPPKSPPITELPQLSLPPPPLTLQSPLTASNEPFKSLKPSKSAPKLPPMLSSPPIELLPIQQPPQPLPPTPPPL from the coding sequence ATGACTCTTGTGGTGGTGGTTCTGATGATGATGCTCGCCGCTACCTGCACTTCCTTCTGGCTTCCGCTCTCTGCCCCACCGCCGATCACAGAGCCATTCGACGCCTCGAAGCCTCCAAAGTCACCGCCGATCACAGAACTGCCACAGCTGTCGCTTCCACCTCCACCACTCACCTTGCAATCACCACTCACGGCCTCCAATGAGCCCTTCAAGTCCCTCAAGCCCTCAAAGTCGGCTCCAAAGTTGCCCCCAATGCTGTCGTCTCCACCGATTGAGCTGCTGCCGATTCAGCAGCCACCGCAGCCGCTTCCACCAACCCCACCACCCCTGTGA